From the Candidatus Blochmannia vicinus genome, the window TTAACTGGAGTTAAGAGTATTCGAGAGGTTATTGCATTTCCTAAGACTACAGCAGCAATAGATTTAATGGTTAATGCACCTGATTAATATATGTAATTAAGTAGTTGGTTCAATATCATAGTATTTTATGTAGTACAGTTGTTAACTATATTTTAAAAAGTGTTTAAGGAAGCTATTTTTAGATATTTTAAAATATAAAAAGTGATAAATGGATCATTTAGTTTTCATATTATTTTAGATAGATTTTTAGGTAATGTGATTTTTAAAAGGTAGTGTTATTAGTGTTAAAGTTTTTATTCTTTTTATATTTTCTTTTGGTTTTTATTAAGTATCATTTTCTTTGTTATAAATCGTAATATAAGGTTATTAATTGGTGTGTAGTATTATAGTTCGTTCTATTAAGTTATTATATCGTTATTTGCATAAATGTTATTTTATAATGTCATCTATATTGCTACTAACCATTATAGTGATGTCTATTTGGAAATTTTTTATTCCATATGCATTTAATGGTAATAAAAAAAATTTTAATAAGGAATTTTATCTTAAGAAAGATGAGTCTAATAAATCTGAAATTATAAAAAATGAAAAATTTTGCAATAATGCAACAATGTATTTTGATATTTTAAAGAAACACTTATATTTTAATAAATTATCGAAAGAAATAAATGTATATAATTATATAGTATGTCCAGATGATGTTTTGAGTGAAATTTTAATAAAATATAGTAGTGATGGTGTTGATGCTTCTGGGATTTCGCTTTTATTACAACAGCATCCAATACTTAATAAGTTAGAAACAGGACAAATACTTTCTTGGATGATAATTACAAAAAAAAAATTACAATGTTTGGTTTGGGATATTTTTCCACAGGAAACTCGTATATATAATCGGATTCATGCTAGTTTTACAGAAGGCATTATTAGACTCTTAAATCAATTAAATAATGGTTTATATCCTGCAATTTTATTTATAGGTGAATTAAATGGAACATTTATCGATAGCGCTCGTTCTTTAGGTATAGAAGAAAATTATATTGTAGATATAAGTAATGCATTACAATATCAATTAGATTTTAGAAAATTGCGTAAAGGGGATAAGTTTGCGGTATTAATATCAATAATGATGGATAGTAACCATAATATTAAAAGTAAATTACTAGGGGCAAGATTATATACTTCTGGTAAAAACTATTATATTTTTCGCGCAAATAATGGTAAATTTTATGATAGTGAGGCTGTAAGATTAGAAGGGAGTTTTATACGATTTCCCACATTAAAACCATTTCGTATATCTTCTAATTTTAATTTAAACAGATTAAATCCTGTAACCGGACAAGTATCTCCCCATGCTGGGGTTGATTTTGCTGTTCCTATTGGAACTCCAGTTTTTTCGGTAGGAGATGGAGAGGTTATTGTAAGCACATATAGTAAAATTGCTGGTAATTATATAACAATTAGACACAGTTGTCATTGTATGACTCGATATATGCATTTAAAAAAATTACTAGTTATACCTGGACAAAAAGTTAAACGAGGTGACAATATAGCATTGTCTGGTAATACAGGTCGGTCAACAGGTCCTCATTTGCATTTTGAAATATGGATTAATCGTCGTCCCGTCAATCCATTAACTACTAAGATTTTAAATCTTGATAAATTATTAGGAAATGAACGTATAATATATTTAAATCAAGTAAAAGATATTATTCCAAAACTACGTTTTGATTAGAGGGATTTTTGTGATATTTGATCAATAATGAGGATCTGAGTTTGATAATAAGTAAATATTATATATTGTATATGTGAGGATGTAATATGTGTATTTTTAAAATTAATTTCCAGGAATATTGAGATAAAAATAATTATTCTACTTGTAAAATATGACTGACATTCATCATGTCACATTTGTTGTATACGTCGTTTTGTATCATAACTACTAACTCTCCAGACGTGAGAAATCCTTTATCACGTAATAAATTTCTGGCATATTTGGCGTCTATCATATTGTCGCCTGTTCGATTAAAATAAATAGGAATAACTCCTTTATAAAGAGTAACTATATTTAAGGTGCGTTTGTGTTGGGACAATGCAAAAATAGGTAATTTTGAATTGATACGAGACATCAATAATGTAGTGTTTTCAAATTCAGTTAGAGCAATAACAGCGCTTACTCCTTCTAAGTGATTAGCAGTATACATCGCTGACATGGCTATAATTTCTTCGATGTTATTAAATTTTTTTTGATTGGTGTGTGTTGAAAAATTGACGTTTGAAATTTTTTCTGCGCCTAGGCAGACATTTGCTACTGTTGCTACAGTTTCAGATGGATATTGACCTGTAGCAGTTTCAGCAGATAACATAATTGCATCAGTGCCATCTAATACTGCATTAGCTACATCCATTACTTCTGCACGAGTAGGCATAGAATTATGAACCATAGATTCCATCATTTGGGTTGCAGTAATTACTGCTCGATTAAGAGCACATGCTCTTTTTATTATCTTTTTTTGAACACCTACTAGCTCTGGTTCTCCAATTTCTACTCCTAAATCTCCTCTGGCTACCATGACAGCATCTGATGCATGAATAATATCATCTATTGTTTCATCGGATGCCACCACTTCTGCACGTTCTATTTTAGAAACAATTTTTGCGTGACTACCAGCATCTACAACTAATTTTCGAGCAAAATTTAAATCTATGCTGCTACGTGGAAATGATATTGCTAGATAGTCCACTCCAATTTTAGCTGCAGTCATAATATCGATTTTGTCTTTATTTGTTAATACTTTTGCTGCAAGTCCACCTCCTAATTTGTTTAGTCCTTTATGATTAGTTAAAATACCTCCAATAATTACTTTAGTATAAATTTTAGTATTATGGATGGTTATTACTTTTAGCTGAATTTTCCCATCATCTAATAGAAGTAAATCTCCTGAGCGTACGTCTTGTGCTAGTTCTTCATAATCAACACCTACGCATTTATGATCATTTATATTGTTCGTCAGCATAGCATCAATTAAAAAATTATCCCCAGATTTTAAATATATTTTGTTACCTTGAAAAGTTGAAATACGGATTTTAGGGCCTTGTAAATCTCCAAGAATAGCGACGTATTTGCTTAGTTTTGAGGCAATCTCGCGTACTTTTTTTGCGCGGATAAAGTGTTCTTTTGTTTCTCCATGGGAGAAATTTAGTCGTACTATATTTGCTCCTGAAACAATTATTTTCTCAAGGTTGTTATCCTTATCTGTAGCAGGTCCTAGAGTAGCGATAATTTTAGTTCTTCTTAATTGGCAAGGCATGATAATTCCTTATGGACTGAAATATAAACAACAAATATTAAAGAATGATGAATAATCATCATGTTATCAACATATGATAATTTTTACTATTTTACATTAAATCTTAATATGTTATATGGTAGTTTTATACATAGTATATAATCTATTTTAAATATCTATGAAATAATCTATTAATAATTTTGTAAATATTAATAGTGCAAGGGCATAACTAAATTTGATATTGCAGAATGCATAATTAATCATGTTGAATAGACATATAGATGTTTTGGTT encodes:
- the pyk gene encoding pyruvate kinase, whose translation is MPCQLRRTKIIATLGPATDKDNNLEKIIVSGANIVRLNFSHGETKEHFIRAKKVREIASKLSKYVAILGDLQGPKIRISTFQGNKIYLKSGDNFLIDAMLTNNINDHKCVGVDYEELAQDVRSGDLLLLDDGKIQLKVITIHNTKIYTKVIIGGILTNHKGLNKLGGGLAAKVLTNKDKIDIMTAAKIGVDYLAISFPRSSIDLNFARKLVVDAGSHAKIVSKIERAEVVASDETIDDIIHASDAVMVARGDLGVEIGEPELVGVQKKIIKRACALNRAVITATQMMESMVHNSMPTRAEVMDVANAVLDGTDAIMLSAETATGQYPSETVATVANVCLGAEKISNVNFSTHTNQKKFNNIEEIIAMSAMYTANHLEGVSAVIALTEFENTTLLMSRINSKLPIFALSQHKRTLNIVTLYKGVIPIYFNRTGDNMIDAKYARNLLRDKGFLTSGELVVMIQNDVYNKCDMMNVSHILQVE
- the mepM gene encoding murein DD-endopeptidase MepM — encoded protein: MVCSIIVRSIKLLYRYLHKCYFIMSSILLLTIIVMSIWKFFIPYAFNGNKKNFNKEFYLKKDESNKSEIIKNEKFCNNATMYFDILKKHLYFNKLSKEINVYNYIVCPDDVLSEILIKYSSDGVDASGISLLLQQHPILNKLETGQILSWMIITKKKLQCLVWDIFPQETRIYNRIHASFTEGIIRLLNQLNNGLYPAILFIGELNGTFIDSARSLGIEENYIVDISNALQYQLDFRKLRKGDKFAVLISIMMDSNHNIKSKLLGARLYTSGKNYYIFRANNGKFYDSEAVRLEGSFIRFPTLKPFRISSNFNLNRLNPVTGQVSPHAGVDFAVPIGTPVFSVGDGEVIVSTYSKIAGNYITIRHSCHCMTRYMHLKKLLVIPGQKVKRGDNIALSGNTGRSTGPHLHFEIWINRRPVNPLTTKILNLDKLLGNERIIYLNQVKDIIPKLRFD